In a single window of the Fusarium falciforme chromosome 3, complete sequence genome:
- a CDS encoding Aldo-ket-red domain-containing protein — MASQNLPPRLKESLEASKCEYRQLGKSGLRISVPIFGCMSFGDKRTLPWVIGEDEALALLKAAYDRGLNTWDTANVYSNGASEEIVGKALKKFQIPRSKVIILTKCRWAVGEEPEARNFVYRSEFDASKDYQNQFGLSRAAIFNQVEASLKRLDTEYIDLLQIHRFDERTPIEETMKALHDLVQSGKVRYIGASSMWATQFARMQFVAEKNGWTQFVSMQNHYNLLYREEEREMNRFCNDTGVGIIPWAPLCRGHLARPPAQFGTTERSKGEKQSSGELSEVDQKIVGRVVELAEKHDWAMAHVALAWIGKRVTSPIIGFSSVERIEQAIGARGKELSPEEVTYLEELYQPKQISGHA; from the exons ATGGCCTCCCAGAACCTCCCGCCTCGACTCAAGGAGTCTCTCGAGGCGTCCAAATGCGAGTACCGCCAGCTCGGTAAATCCGGCCTCCGAATCTCGGTCCCCATCTTTGGATGCATGAGTTTTGGTGATAAGAGAACCCTTCCTTGGGTGATTGGGGAGGACGAG GCGTTGGCTCTTCTCAAGGCGGCGTATGATCGTGGACTCAACACGTGGGACACGGCCAATGTCTACAGCAATGGTGCATCGGAAGAGATTGTCGGGAAAGCTTTGAAGAAGTTCCAGATACCGCGATCCAAGGTCATCATCTTGACCAAATGTCGTTGGGCTGTCGGAGAGGAGCCAG AGGCGCGCAACTTTGTGTATAGATCCGAGTTCGATGCTTCCAAGGACTACCAGAACCAGTTTGGCTTGTCCAGggctgccatcttcaaccaggTCGAGGCCTCCTTGAAACGACTTGACACCGAATACATCGACCTCCTCCAGATCCACCGTTTCGACGAGAGGACCCCAATTGAAGAGACGATGAAAGCCCTGCATGATCTCGTCCAGTCCGGAAAGGTGCGTTATATTGGCGCAAGCAGCATGTGGGCCACCCAGTTTGCGAGGATGCAGTTCGTGGCAGAGAAGAACGGCTGGACTCAGTTTGTCAGCATGCAAAACCATTACAACCTTCTCTATCGCGAAGAGGAACGTGAGATGAACCGATTCTGCAACGATACTGGCGTGGGCATCATTCCCTGGGCACCCCTCTGCAGAGGACATCTAGCCCGGCCACCTGCACAATTTGGCACCACCGAGAGAAGCAAGGGCGAGAAGCAAAGCTCAGGTGAGCTCTCTGAAGTTGACCAAAAGATTGTTGGACGTGTCGTCGAGTTGGCTGAGAAGCATGACTGGGCAATGGCCCATGTGGCTCTGGCCTGGATCGGCAAGCGGGTGACTAGCCCCATCATTGGTTTCAGCAGCGTTGAGAGGATTGAGCAAGCAATTGGGGCAAGAGGTAAGGAGTTGAGCCCTGAAGAGGTGACATATCTAGAGGAGCTGTACCAGCCCAAACAGATCAGCGGCCACGCCTAG